A region of Thermococcus piezophilus DNA encodes the following proteins:
- a CDS encoding EamA family transporter, producing MKKGYLFVFLAASMWGTLGIFAKYLDSFGLSPFTMVFYRVLFALMLLAVYLYFRCGFSIERSRLKFYALYGFFSIFLFYTLYFYTVTISSVSFAVLLLYTAPVYSIVLGRVIFKEALSREKVAALAMVMSGVLLVNWGKVQFSTKALIFGLLTGFTYALYGVLAKFAIRKEEPEKALFYTLLFGFIYLFPFTDFSVPAGAFPYLFALAFFPTFLGYILYNHALKEVEVSRASIVATIEPVVAIVLAFILFGETLTLKQLVGAVLIIGGSMLVHARENEKLGEATLDEVH from the coding sequence ATGAAAAAAGGCTACCTTTTCGTTTTTCTTGCTGCCTCAATGTGGGGAACTCTGGGCATCTTTGCTAAGTACTTGGACAGCTTTGGACTGAGCCCCTTCACAATGGTCTTTTACAGGGTTCTCTTTGCCCTGATGCTCCTCGCGGTTTATCTTTATTTCAGATGTGGCTTTTCGATAGAGCGCTCTCGACTGAAGTTCTACGCCCTCTATGGCTTCTTCAGCATCTTCCTATTCTACACCCTCTACTTCTACACGGTCACCATATCCTCCGTTTCCTTTGCCGTTTTGCTCCTCTACACGGCTCCCGTTTACTCAATAGTGCTGGGAAGGGTAATATTCAAGGAGGCTCTCAGCAGGGAGAAGGTCGCCGCCCTGGCTATGGTGATGTCTGGCGTTCTTCTCGTTAACTGGGGAAAGGTTCAGTTTTCCACCAAAGCGCTCATCTTTGGCCTGCTGACGGGCTTTACATATGCTCTCTATGGCGTATTAGCGAAGTTCGCCATTAGAAAGGAAGAGCCAGAGAAGGCCCTCTTCTACACCCTCCTGTTCGGTTTCATCTATCTGTTCCCGTTCACTGACTTCAGTGTCCCGGCTGGTGCGTTTCCCTATCTCTTCGCCCTAGCCTTTTTTCCGACGTTTCTTGGATACATCCTTTACAACCACGCCCTCAAAGAAGTTGAGGTCAGCAGGGCTTCAATAGTGGCTACCATAGAACCCGTGGTGGCTATTGTCCTTGCTTTCATCCTCTTTGGAGAAACCCTCACTTTGAAGCAGCTCGTTGGGGCAGTGCTCATCATAGGCGGCTCGATGCTCGTGCACGCAAGAGAAAATGAAAAACTCGGGGAAGCGACTCTTGATGAGGTTCATTAG
- a CDS encoding NAD+ synthase — MRSLDYDVVIERIVSFIREKVKEASATGVVIGISGGIDSATTAYLAVNALGKEKVLGLIMPYYENGDVEDAKLVCKNLGIEYKLINIKPIVDEFENAVSELDVKSKGNIMARTRMILLYAHANSMNRLVLGTSNRSELLTGYFTKWGDGASDYAPLINLYKTEVWELAKRLGVPEKIIQKKPTAGLWEGQTDEDELGISYKLLDEILWRLVDLKMPKEDTAGELGIPLEKVEYVESLVKRSEHKRRLSLGPEF; from the coding sequence ATGAGGAGTTTGGATTATGATGTTGTGATTGAGAGAATCGTTTCGTTTATCCGAGAGAAGGTCAAGGAAGCCAGTGCCACGGGCGTCGTTATAGGCATCAGTGGTGGTATAGACAGTGCTACCACTGCTTATTTGGCAGTCAACGCTCTCGGGAAGGAGAAGGTTCTTGGTCTAATAATGCCCTACTACGAGAACGGCGACGTTGAAGACGCAAAACTCGTCTGCAAGAACCTCGGAATCGAGTACAAACTCATAAACATAAAACCCATCGTGGACGAATTCGAAAATGCAGTTAGCGAACTTGACGTTAAAAGCAAGGGGAACATCATGGCTAGGACCAGGATGATTCTTCTCTATGCTCACGCTAACTCCATGAATCGTCTCGTCCTTGGAACCAGCAACAGGAGCGAGCTTTTAACTGGATACTTTACCAAATGGGGTGATGGAGCAAGTGATTATGCCCCACTGATTAACCTTTACAAGACTGAAGTTTGGGAGCTGGCTAAAAGGCTAGGCGTCCCAGAGAAAATTATTCAGAAGAAGCCGACTGCTGGCCTCTGGGAGGGCCAGACTGACGAGGATGAGCTGGGAATAAGCTATAAACTGCTCGACGAAATCCTGTGGAGACTAGTCGACCTCAAGATGCCCAAAGAGGATACTGCTGGGGAGCTTGGAATCCCGTTGGAGAAAGTTGAATACGTTGAATCACTCGTCAAAAGAAGCGAGCACAAAAGAAGACTTTCATTGGGCCCCGAATTCTGA